Proteins encoded together in one Cicer arietinum cultivar CDC Frontier isolate Library 1 chromosome 4, Cicar.CDCFrontier_v2.0, whole genome shotgun sequence window:
- the LOC101488871 gene encoding protein CELLULOSE SYNTHASE INTERACTIVE 3, translating into MQMSKSPSPEQQRSVYTVSQPMEFDDEEGMNDPESTMATVANFLEQLHANTSSPLEKELITAQLLGVARRRKDARAFIGSHAQAMPLFINILRKGTPLAKVNVASTLSILCKDLRLKVLLGGCIPPLLSVLKYESTDARKAAAEAIYEVSSGGLSDDHVGMKIFVTEGVVPTLWNQLHPQNKEDKVVEGFITGALRNLCGDKDGYWKATLEAGGVDIIVGLLSSDNSVSQSNAASLLARLMLAFSDSIPKVIDSGAVKALLRLVGQENDISVRASAADALEALSSKSTKAKKAIINADGVPILIGAIVAPSKECMRGDGGQALQEHATRALANIYGGMSSLILYLGELSHSPCLAAPVGDIIGALAYTLMVFVENLDVDEEHFDATKIEDNLVTLLKPRDNKLIQERVLEAMASLYGNIYLSKWLVQADSKKVLIGLITMAAPDVQECLILSLTSLCCDRIGIWEAIKKREGIQLLISLVGLSSEQHQEYSVQLLAILTDQVDDSKWAITAAGGIPPLVQLLETGSQKAREEAANVLWSLCCHSEDIRACVESAGAVPAFLWLLKSGGPKGQEASAMALTKLVRVADSATINQLLALLLGDSTSSKAHIIRVLGHVLSVASQKDLLQKGSAANKGLRSLVQVLNLSNDETQEYAASVLADLFITRQDICDSLATDEIVHSCMKLLTSKTQGVATQSARALCALSRPTKSKAANKMSYLVEGDVEPLIKLAKTSSVNAAETAVAALANLLIDPFIAAEALAEDVVSALTRVLAEGTVEGKQNASRALHQLLMHFPVGDVLKGNAQYRFTVLALVDSLRAMDMDGIDAADTLGAIALLFRTKPGVNFTYPPWLALAEMPSSLEPLIYCLAEGPSLVQDKAIEILSRLCGDQPAVLGDLLFASSRSIVSLANRIINSSSSEVKVGGAALLICAAKEKKELSIDSIDSSGCLKPLIYSLVDMMKQSCSYSSLDIEVFTTKGFMERNAFQEVDEFDIPDQGAVLGGTVALWLLSIIASFHTKSKLTILEAGGLEVLYNKLVRHTSNPQEEYEDTEGIWISVLFLAILFQDPNIILSPATMDIIPSIALLLRSEEVIDKYFAAQAMASLVCNGNRGINLAIANSGAIAGLITIIGYIESDMPNLMALSEEFSLVRNPDQVVLDHLFEIEDVRLGSTAHKSIPLLVDLLRPIPERPNAPPIAVRLLISIAHGSDTNKLILAEAGALEALNKYLSLSPQDSTEIAISELLRILFCNSDLIKHEASTDSLNQLIAVLRLGSRNARYSAARALHELFEAEYIRESELAKQAIQPLVDMLNTTSGSEQEAALMALIKLTSGDSSKACIFTDLEGNPLESLYKVLSSASSLELKSHAAHLCFALFGNSKIRANPVASECLKPLISLMQSGSGTAIEYGVCAFDRLLEDEPLVELAAAYNVVDLLVGLVSGTNYQLIEATISALIKLGKDRTPCKLDMVKAGIIDNCLKLLQSVPSSLCSTIAELFRILTNSNAIARSSGAAEIVEPLFHVLLRRDFNLWGQHSSLQALVNILEKPQSLATLKLTPSQVIEPLISFLESPSQAIQQLGTELLSHLLAQEHFQQDITTKNAVVPLVQLAGIGILSLQQTAIKALEKISKSWPKAVADAGGIFELAKVIIQDDPQPPHALWESTALVLSNVLRSNADYYFKVPVLVLVKLLHSTLESTISIALNALIVHERSDASSAEQMMEAGAIDALLDLIRSHQCEEASGSLLETLFNNARVRETKVSKYAIAPLSQYLLDPQTRSQSGKLLAALALGNLSQHERLARASDSVSACRALISLLEDQPTEEMTMVAICALQNFVMNSRTNRRAVAEAGGILVIQELLLFPNTEVSGQAALLIRFLFSTHTLQEYVSNELIRSLTAALERELWSTATINEEVLKTLHVIFMNFPKLHISEAATLCIPHLVGALKSGSEVAQDSVLDTFFLLKQSWSTMPIDIAKSQAMIAAEAIPILQMLMKTCPPSFHERADTLLHCLPGCLTVTIKRGNNLKQTMGSTNAFCQLTIGNSPPKQTKVVNHSTSPEWKEGFTWAFDIPPKGQKLHIVCKSKNTFGKSSLGRVTIQIDKVVTEGVYSGLFSLNHDGNKDGSSRTLEIEIIWSNRISNDDI; encoded by the exons ATGCAAATGTCAAAGTCTCCCTCTCCTGAACAACAGAGATCCGTTTATACTGTTTCTCAGCCCAT GGAATTCGACGACGAAGAAGGAATGAATGATCCAGAATCTACAATGGCAACAGTTGCTAATTTTTTGGAGCAACTGCATGCCAACACCTCATCACCACTCGAGAAAGAACTTATTACAGCACAATTATTAGGTGTTGCCAGGAGAAGAAAGGATGCTAGAGCATTTATTGGTTCTCATGCCCAAGCCATGCCATTGTTCATAAACATTCTCAGAAAAGGAACTCCTCTTGCAAAAGTTAATGTAGCTTCCACTCTGAGTATCCTGTGCAAAGACTTGAGGTTAAAAGTACTTCTTGGTGGTTGTATCCCACCATTACTGTcagttttaaaatatgaatccacTGATGCCAGGAAGGCAGCAGCAGAAGCAATATATGAAGTTTCCTCTGGTGGTCTTTCAGATGATCATGTTGGTATGAAAATTTTTGTTACAGAAGGTGTAGTTCCAACCTTATGGAATCAACTACATCCACAGAACAAGGAAGACAAAGTTGTCGAGGGTTTTATTACTGGAGCATTAAGAAATCTATGTGGGGACAAAGATGGCTATTGGAAAGCAACATTAGAAGCTGGAGGTGTGGATATCATTGTGGGTCTCTTGTCTTCAGATAATTCTGTCTCTCAGTCAAATGCAGCTTCTTTGTTGGCACGTTTAATGCTGGCTTTCAGTGATAGCATCCCCAAAGTAATAGACTCTGGAGCAGTCAAAGCTTTGCTTCGACTTGTTGGTCAGGAAAATGATATTTCTGTACGAGCCAGTGCTGCCGATGCCCTAGAGGCCCTTTCTTCAAAGTCTACCAAGGCTAAAAAAGCTATTATTAATGCGGATGGTGTTCCTATCCTTATCGGAGCTATTGTTGCTCCTTCTAAAGAGTGTATGCGAGGTGATGGTGGTCAGGCCTTACAGGAGCATGCAACTCGAGCTTTAGCCAACATCTATGGGGGCATGTCTTCTTTAATACTATATCTTGGAGAACTTTCCCATTCTCCCTGTCTTGCTGCACCAGTTGGTGATATAATTGGTGCTCTTGCTTATACACTAATGGTCTTTGTAGAAAACCTTGATGTTGATGAGGAACATTTTGATGCAACTAAAATAGAGGATAATCTAGTAACTCTTTTGAAGCCTAGAGACAACAAGCTGATTCAAGAGCGTGTCCTTGAGGCCATGGCTAGCCTTTATGGAAACATCTATCTCTCGAAGTGGCTCGTTCAAGCAGATTCAAAGAAGGTTCTCATTGGACTTATAACTATGGCTGCTCCTGATGTGCAAGAGTGTCTGATACTTTCATTGACAAGCTTGTGTTGTGACAGGATTGGAATATGGGAAGCCATAAAAAAACGAGAAGGTATCCAATTGCTGATATCATTGGTGGGATTATCCAGTGAGCAGCATCAAGAGTACTCAGTTCAATTGCTAGCGATCTTAACCGACCAGGTTGATGACAGCAAATGGGCAATCACTGCTGCTGGGGGGATTCCACCATTGGTGCAGTTGTTGGAGACAGGATCACAAAAAGCTAGAGAGGAAGCAGCTAATGTTCTTTGGAGTTTGTGCTGTCACAGTGAAGATATTCGTGCCTGTGTTGAAAGTGCTGGGGCAGTACCTGCATTTTTGTGGCTTCTCAAGAGTGGTGGACCAAAAGGACAAGAAGCTTCTGCTATGGCACTCACAAAGCTTGTCCGAGTAGCTGACTCTGCCACAATTAATCAGCTATTAGCATTGCTCCTAGGGGATTCTACAAGTTCGAAGGCCCATATTATTCGGGTTTTAGGTCATGTGCTTTCTGTTGCCTCACAAAAGGACCTCCTTCAGAAGGGTTCTGCAGCCAATAAAGGACTGAGATCTCTTGTTCAAGTTCTCAATTTATCAAATGATGAAACCCAAGAATATGCAGCTTCAGTCCTTGCTGATTTGTTTATCACAAGACAAGACATTTGTGATAGTCTTGCAACTGACGAGATCGTGCATTCTTGCATGAAGCTTTTGACTAGCAAAACTCAAGGTGTTGCTACTCAGTCCGCTCGAGCCTTGTGTGCTTTGTCTCGTCCAACCAAGAGCAAAGCTGCAAATAAGATGTCTTATCTTGTAGAGGGTGATGTTGAGCCACTAATCAAATTAGCTAAAACATCCTCTGTTAATGCTGCTGAAACTGCTGTTGCTGCATTGGCCAATCTTCTCATTGATCCTTTTATTGCTGCTGAAGCTCTAGCTGAAGATGTTGTTTCAGCTTTAACAAGAGTTCTGGCAGAAGGAACCGTGGAAGGTAAACAAAATGCATCACGCGCACTTCATCAATTACTGATGCATTTTCCAGTAGGTGACGTTCTCAAGGGGAATGCTCAATACCGTTTCACTGTGCTTGCACTTGTTGATTCTTTAAGAGCTATGGATATGGATGGAATTGATGCTGCAGATACTTTAGGAGCAATTGCACTGCTATTCAGGACTAAACCGGGTGTTAACTTCACTTACCCTCCCTGGTTAGCTCTGGCCGAGATGCCATCAAGCTTAGAACCTCTCATTTACTGTTTGGCTGAGGGGCCTTCCCTTGTGCAAGATAAGGCAATTGAAATACTATCTAGGCTTTGTGGGGATCAGCCAGCTGTTCTTGGTGATTTGTTATTTGCCAGTTCCAGATCCATTGTTTCATTGGCTAATAGAATAATAAACTCCTCCAGTTCAGAAGTTAAAGTTGGGGGAGCTGCCTTACTAATTTGTGCTGCAAAGGAGAAGAAAGAGCTTTCAATAGATTCAATTGACTCTTCTGGCTGTCTAAAACCACTAATATATTCTTTAGTTGATATGATGAAGCAGAGTTGTAGCTATTCTTCATTAGATATTGAAGTATTCACCACTAAAGGTTTTATGGAGAGGAATGCATTTCAAGAAGTTGACGAGTTTGATATTCCTGATCAAGGTGCAGTCTTGGGAGGTACTGTTGCCCTGTGGTTGCTCTCAATTATTGCTTCTTTTCATACGAAGAGCAAGCTCACAATTTTGGAAGCTGGTGGACTTGAAGTTCTCTATAACAAACTTGTGAGACATACTTCAAATCCTCAG GAAGAATATGAGGATACAGAAGGAATATGGATCAGTGTCTTGTTCTTGGCCATTTTATTTCAAGATCCAAACATCATTCTGTCGCCTGCAACAATGGACATTATACCTTCTATCGCTCTTCTGCTAAGATCCGAAGAagtaattgataaatattttgctGCCCAGGCTATGGCTAGTCTTGTTTGTAATGGTAATAGGGGGATAAATCTAGCCATTGCAAATTCTGGTGCCATTGCTGGATTGATAACTATTATTGGATATATTGAATCAGATATGCCAAATCTCATGGCTTTATCAGAAGAATTCTCTTTGGTGCGGAACCCTGATCAAGTTGTGTTGGATCACCTTTTTGAAATTGAAGATGTAAGATTGGGATCTACTGCACATAAATCTATACCCCTCTTAGTGGACCTCTTAAGACCAATACCAGAAAGGCCTAATGCTCCACCAATTGCTGTTAGACTCTTGATATCCATTGCACATGGAAGtgatacaaataaattaattctgGCAGAGGCTGGCGCTCTGGAAGCTTTGAACAAATACCTATCCTTGAGCCCTCAAGATTCAACTGAGATTGCTATTTCAGAGTTATTGAGAATATTATTCTGTAATTCCGACCTCATTAAACATGAAGCATCAACAGATTCATTGAATCAGCTCATAGCTGTTTTGCGTCTTGGATCAAGAAATGCTAGATATAGTGCAGCAAGAGCACTTCATGAACTTTTTGAAGCTGAATATATCAGAGAATCAGAATTAGCTAAACAGGCCATTCAGCCACTGGTTGACATGCTTAACACAACATCAGGGAGTGAGCAGGAAGCTGCTCTCATGGCCTTGATCAAGTTAACATCAGGAGATTCGTCAAAAGCATGCATTTTTACTGATCTGGAAGGGAATCCACTTGAAAGTTTATACAAAGTATTGTCTTCTGCTTCATCTTTGGAACTGAAGAGCCATGCTGCACATCTCTGCTTTGCTCTTTTTGGTAATAGCAAGATCAGAGCAAACCCTGTTGCCTCAGAATGCCTAAAACCCCTTATATCACTGATGCAGTCTGGTTCTGGGACAGCAATAGAATATGGGGTTTGTGCTTTTGATAGATTGTTGGAAGATGAACCGCTGGTAGAGCTTGCAGCAGCCTATAATGTTGTGGATCTCCTTGTCGGCTTGGTTTCTGGTACAAACTATCAGCTTATTGAAGCTACTATATCTGCTCTAATCAAATTGGGTAAAGACAGAACTCCTTGCAAACTTGACATGGTCAAAGCTGGCATTATTGATAATTGTCTCAAGTTACTCCAATCAGTACCTAGCTCATTATGCTCCACAATAGCTGAGCTTTTTCGCATTTTAACTAATAGTAATGCAATTGCTAGAAGTTCAGGTGCTGCTGAAATTGTAGAACCCCTTTTCCATGTTTTACTCCGTCGAGATTTCAACTTATGGGGACAGCATAGTTCCTTACAAGCCCTTGTAAATATATTGGAGAAACCACAAAGTCTTGCAACCTTAAAGCTTACTCCTAGCCAAGTCATTGAACCCTTGATTTCTTTTCTGGAATCCCCGTCCCAAGCTATTCAGCAGCTTGGCACAGAACTGTTGTCTCATCTTCTTGCACAGGAACACTTTCAGCAAGATATTACAACAAAGAATGCAGTTGTGCCCCTTGTACAGCTTGCAGGAATTGGAATTTTAAGCTTACAGCAAACGGCAATAAAAGCATTGGAAAAAATTTCCAAGAGCTGGCCAAAGGCCGTTGCGGATGCTGGAGGTATTTTTGAGCTTGCAAAAGTTATTATTCAAGATGACCCTCAACCACCACATGCACTCTGGGAATCAACTGCTTTAGTTCTGTCTAATGTATTACGTTCCAATGCTGATTACTATTTTAAAGTTCCTGTTTTGGTTCTTGTCAAACTCTTGCACTCAACACTTGAGAGTACAATTAGCATAGCACTAAATGCTTTAATAGTTCATGAAAGAAGCGATGCTTCAAGTGCTGAACAGATGATGGAAGCTGGAGCTATAGATGCTCTATTGGACCTTATAAGATCTCATCAATGTGAAGAAGCATCTGGTAGTTTACTTGAAACTTTATTTAACAACGCGAGAGTGCGGGAGACGAAGGTATCTAAGTATGCTATAGCACCTTTATCCCAATATTTATTAGATCCACAAACCAGATCACAGTCCGGCAAGCTTCTTGCTGCTTTAGCTCTGGGAAATCTTTCCCAGCATGAACGACTTGCTAGAGCTAGTGACTCTGTTTCTGCATGTCGTGCATTGATAAGTTTACTTGAGGATCAGCCAACTGAAGAAATGACGATGGTGGCTATATGTGCGTTACAAAACTTTGTCATGAACAGCAGGACCAATAGGCGTGCTGTTGCAGAAGCTGGGGGCATACTGGTGATTCAGGAATTGCTACTGTTTCCAAATACAGAAGTTTCTGGACAAGCAGCTCTATTGATCAGATTTTTGTTTTCTACCCACACATTACAAGAATACGTGTCAAATGAGCTGATCAGATCTTTGACAG CTGCACTGGAAAGAGAGTTGTGGTCGACTGCCACAATCAATGAGGAGGTTTTGAAAACATTGCATGTGATATTCATGAATTTTCCTAAGCTTCACATATCTGAAGCAGCAACCCTTTGCATTCCTCATTTGGTAGGGGCACTTAAATCTGGCAGTGAAGTGGCTCAAGACTCTGTACTTGACACCTTTTTCTTGCTAAAACAATCATGGTCGACCATGCCAATAGATATAGCAAAATCTCAAGCCATGATTGCCGCTGAAGCCATCCCCATCTTGCAGATGCTCATGAAAACCTGCCCACCAAGTTTCCATGAGAGGGCAGATACTCTTCTGCACTGCTTACCAGGTTGTTTGACTGTCACCATTAAACGTGGAAACAACCTCAAGCAAACAATGGGAAGCACTAATGCATTCTGCCAGTTGACAATAGGCAATAGCCCTCCAAAACAAACCAAG GTAGTGAACCATAGTACTTCTCCGGAATGGAAAGAAGGATTCACATGGGCATTTGATATACCTCCCAAGGGCCAAAAGCTCCATATCGTATGCAAAAGCAAGAATACTTTTGGGAAG TCAAGTCTTGGAAGAGTCACCATCCAGATTGATAAAGTTGTAACAGAAGGGGTTTATAGTGGATTATTCAGTCTTAATCATGACGGCAACAAAGATGGTTCTTCCCGAACACTTGAAATTGAGATTATATGGTCTAACAGAATTTCTAATGATGACATTTGA